From Echinicola soli, a single genomic window includes:
- a CDS encoding TolC family protein: protein MRKQCLVVLCMMAAIYSAFGQEELSFEEAIIKGLENNYDVKIALQDKKITEIDKKIGVGALLPSLDATYGRTTSTEDVEQQFVNDNSPRNIDGAKSTGENFNINAIYGFRYDAVVALQRLGKLDEIGELQAKVVIENTVAAISEAYYRLTTELERYKVLQETLELSQQRLDIAKSQYELGGSSKTEYLAAQVDFNTDRSMLVSQEQVIRTARINLNELMALGDEQKFSIIDSIMINDDLKLGPLLDQAMDQNKMLLINRRQENVAYLELKEIQAQRLPYLSLDGNYRQSVSNSDAGFLIQNKREGYSFGATVGINLFSGFTLNRQIQRARVQQESQAHILDQYEVQLKSDIYRAFNVYENSKQRLDIERENYKVVQENTDIAFDRFKTGLTSYLEFRDAQVNRLNAESRLIDAIFSTKVAEVELMRLAGKIYYKSNDEEILR from the coding sequence ATGAGGAAGCAGTGTTTGGTTGTATTGTGCATGATGGCAGCGATATATTCGGCATTCGGACAGGAAGAGCTTTCTTTCGAAGAGGCCATCATCAAAGGGTTGGAAAACAATTATGATGTAAAGATTGCCCTTCAGGATAAAAAAATCACTGAAATCGATAAAAAAATAGGCGTAGGAGCTTTATTGCCCAGCCTGGATGCCACCTACGGCAGGACCACCAGTACAGAAGATGTGGAGCAGCAGTTTGTAAACGATAACAGTCCCAGAAACATCGATGGTGCCAAATCCACTGGAGAGAATTTTAACATCAATGCCATTTATGGGTTTCGTTACGATGCCGTGGTAGCCTTACAGCGGCTGGGAAAACTCGACGAAATCGGCGAATTACAAGCAAAGGTGGTTATAGAAAACACAGTAGCTGCGATTTCTGAAGCATATTACCGCCTCACCACCGAACTGGAGCGCTACAAGGTGCTCCAGGAAACCCTGGAACTCTCCCAGCAGCGTTTGGACATTGCCAAGTCCCAGTATGAGCTTGGCGGAAGCTCCAAAACAGAATATCTTGCCGCCCAAGTGGACTTTAACACGGACAGGTCTATGCTCGTCTCCCAAGAGCAGGTCATCCGTACCGCCCGCATTAACCTCAATGAGTTGATGGCGCTGGGAGATGAACAAAAATTCTCGATTATAGACAGCATCATGATCAATGATGACTTAAAATTGGGTCCCTTACTGGATCAGGCCATGGATCAAAACAAGATGTTACTCATCAATAGAAGGCAAGAAAATGTCGCCTACTTGGAGCTGAAGGAAATCCAGGCACAGCGCTTACCGTATTTATCATTGGACGGCAATTACCGTCAATCAGTGTCCAATTCTGATGCCGGATTCCTGATCCAAAACAAACGAGAAGGGTATTCCTTCGGCGCCACTGTCGGCATCAACCTCTTCAGCGGCTTTACCCTAAACCGCCAAATCCAACGAGCCCGCGTACAACAAGAAAGTCAAGCCCATATCCTTGACCAGTACGAAGTCCAGCTGAAATCGGATATTTACAGGGCTTTTAATGTCTATGAAAACAGCAAGCAGCGGCTGGATATTGAACGTGAAAATTACAAAGTAGTCCAAGAAAATACCGATATCGCTTTTGACAGGTTTAAGACCGGACTGACCAGCTACCTGGAATTCAGGGATGCCCAGGTCAATAGGCTGAATGCCGAAAGCCGGCTTATCGACGCCATTTTCAGTACGAAGGTGGCAGAAGTGGAACTGATGCGGCTGGCAGGAAAGATTTATTACAAGAGTAATGACGAAGAAATCCTAAGATAA
- a CDS encoding DUF4421 domain-containing protein, giving the protein MLFYTDLFAQIQHDTTYFERFTEMVTSRIYFSRKYTGIDIKDRLKDAPLLRYRPNSTLNMGVGASYDVFTLNLALGFGFLNPERGKGDTKYLDAQLHAYPDKWAIDGFIQLYNGYHLVPEGEFTAENQHYYYRPDIKVREIGASVKYVFNGEKFSYKAAFLQTEWQKKSAGTLLLGGEIYGGLVKGDSSLIPGSVMLDPSRDFDKLFFMELGPNIGYAYTLVIAKHYFLMGSATGNIGVGFTNQYGQEKSTNWSVNANYLLKASVGYNSKRWAINANYVYSKVRLAQNNDFNSSLLTGNYRLNLVYRFVPSPKGRKILDAINPYQYLDQ; this is encoded by the coding sequence ATGTTATTTTATACAGACCTCTTTGCGCAAATCCAGCATGACACCACTTATTTTGAGCGCTTCACCGAAATGGTGACGAGCAGGATATACTTCTCCAGAAAATACACTGGTATTGACATTAAGGATCGCCTGAAAGACGCGCCTTTGTTGCGTTACAGGCCAAATTCCACCCTGAACATGGGCGTGGGTGCATCTTACGATGTCTTCACGCTTAATCTTGCCCTGGGATTTGGCTTCTTAAATCCTGAAAGGGGCAAAGGTGACACCAAATACCTCGATGCTCAACTGCACGCATACCCCGATAAATGGGCCATTGACGGTTTCATACAGCTGTACAATGGATACCACTTGGTACCAGAAGGTGAATTTACAGCGGAAAACCAACACTACTATTACCGGCCGGACATCAAGGTTCGTGAGATCGGTGCTTCTGTGAAATATGTTTTTAATGGAGAAAAATTCAGCTATAAAGCAGCTTTCCTCCAGACAGAATGGCAAAAAAAATCTGCAGGAACCCTCTTGTTGGGCGGTGAAATATATGGAGGATTGGTAAAAGGCGATAGTTCCCTTATCCCAGGAAGCGTCATGCTCGACCCGTCCAGAGATTTTGACAAGTTGTTCTTTATGGAACTTGGCCCAAACATCGGATACGCCTATACGCTGGTAATTGCCAAACACTATTTCTTGATGGGATCTGCCACTGGGAACATTGGTGTTGGTTTTACCAACCAATACGGTCAGGAAAAATCCACCAATTGGTCGGTCAATGCCAACTACCTCCTGAAAGCCAGTGTGGGGTACAATTCCAAGCGCTGGGCCATCAATGCCAATTATGTCTACAGCAAGGTCCGGTTGGCACAGAACAACGATTTTAACAGCAGTCTCTTGACTGGAAATTACCGACTAAACCTCGTCTACCGGTTTGTCCCCAGTCCAAAAGGAAGAAAGATCCTGGACGCCATTAACCCTTACCAGTATTTGGACCAATAG
- a CDS encoding efflux RND transporter periplasmic adaptor subunit gives MKKQTKILLIVAIIVVIAIIFLFPRLQGDSATKSPSETTPSAPEEMTALPVDVIEVKPERLENNLNVTGNVLSNESVTLRPEITGLVESINFEEGQFVKKGTPLVYINDDELSAQLDRLEYTKKLYEGQESRQKQLLAREAISQEEYDIILNQYNTTLSDIKLVKAQLDKTVIKAPFDGVLGLRQISAGSVISTTDIIANIVNIDPIKIEFSIPERYAGQVQVGSTIQFSNNASDGLKNGKVYAYEPVIDADTRTLTLRAISPNKDRKFLPGMFVNIRFNLEVEEEALLVPSESLIPELNGYKVFLVNKEGIVEERKVEIGIRTDSEVQVLEGLKIGDLVLTTGVLQAKEGLRVNHNKIN, from the coding sequence ATGAAGAAACAAACTAAAATATTATTGATTGTGGCCATCATCGTGGTCATCGCTATTATTTTTCTATTCCCTCGCTTACAAGGAGACAGTGCCACCAAAAGTCCGAGCGAAACCACGCCAAGTGCCCCTGAAGAAATGACCGCGCTGCCTGTTGATGTCATAGAAGTCAAACCAGAAAGACTGGAAAACAACCTCAATGTCACCGGCAATGTGCTTTCGAATGAATCAGTAACGTTACGACCTGAAATCACAGGACTGGTAGAGTCCATCAACTTCGAAGAAGGCCAATTCGTTAAAAAGGGAACCCCGTTGGTCTACATCAATGACGACGAACTATCTGCCCAATTGGACAGGTTAGAATATACCAAGAAGCTATACGAGGGTCAGGAAAGCCGTCAGAAACAGCTTTTGGCCAGAGAAGCAATCAGTCAGGAAGAATACGACATTATCCTAAATCAATATAACACCACCCTTTCTGACATTAAACTCGTAAAGGCCCAACTGGACAAAACGGTGATCAAAGCGCCTTTTGACGGAGTGCTCGGTTTACGGCAAATTTCGGCGGGGTCCGTCATCAGCACCACTGATATCATCGCCAATATCGTCAATATCGACCCGATAAAAATCGAGTTTTCCATTCCTGAAAGGTACGCTGGCCAGGTGCAAGTAGGCTCTACCATTCAGTTTTCAAACAATGCATCCGATGGGCTCAAAAATGGAAAAGTCTATGCATACGAACCGGTAATCGATGCTGATACCAGGACATTGACACTGCGCGCCATCAGCCCAAACAAAGACAGGAAATTCCTCCCGGGCATGTTTGTGAACATTCGCTTTAACCTGGAAGTGGAAGAAGAAGCCCTTTTGGTACCTTCGGAATCCTTAATTCCTGAACTGAACGGCTACAAGGTTTTTCTGGTAAACAAAGAAGGAATCGTGGAAGAAAGGAAGGTAGAAATAGGCATCAGAACCGATAGCGAAGTACAAGTTTTAGAGGGCCTAAAAATTGGAGACCTGGTTCTGACCACCGGAGTCCTCCAAGCCAAGGAAGGTCTGCGGGTAAATCACAATAAAATCAACTGA
- a CDS encoding efflux RND transporter permease subunit, whose amino-acid sequence MAGLSTISIRRPVLAIVFSLTILLFGIIGMTFLGVREYPSVDPPIINVRTTYVGANADVIEAQITEPLEESINGISGIKSLTSTSNDGTSNITVEFDVGADMEAAANDVRDKVSRAQRNLPPDAEPPVVSKADADSEPIVFLNVKSEQKTLLQLSDIADNIFKERLQTIPGVSEVRIWGEKEYAMRLRMDPIRMASYGVTPLDVLTKVQSENVELPSGRIEGSTIELSVRTKSRLSTPDEFNDLIIKESENNIVRFQDVGNAELAPLNERTVLKRDGVPMVGVVLVPLPGSNSIEIVDEFYRRLEFIKKDLPDDIELGIGFDSTEYIRNSISEVQETILLAFLLVVAIIFLFLRDWRTTFIPVITIPISLVGVFFVMYTMDFSINVLTLLGIVLSIGLVVDDAIVVLENIYAKIEKGEQPEAAAEKGAEEIFFAVIATTIALAAVFLPVIFLTGTTGRLFREFGVVVAGSVIISSFVALTMTPMLSSKLLKKREKHNWFYNVTEPVFLWLNRKYEAALVWFMQFRWVSFVIILVMGGGIYMLFHAIPSELAPTEDRGEMRINMSGPEGATFDYMDRVIDELLYEMMTTIPEDVWDSFISVTSPGFGTASTNSGFIRVRLVDASQRTESQQEVFEDVAEILRKKTDVKAFASQPQSIGDRRGGLPIQYVLQAQNLEKLKEVIPTFMDEVNQSSIFQFSDINLKFTKPEIEVEIDRDKARNIGVSVQEIARTLQLSYSGQRFDYFIMNGKQYQVVGEMQKEDRNAPINLRMLYVRAENGQLVQLDNLVNITEKSTPPQLYRFNRFVSATVSAGLAPKYTIGDGLDEMDRIAAEVLDESFTTDVAGVSKEFRESSNSLIFAFLFALILIYLVLSAQFESFTDPLTIMITVPLALFGALLSLWLGDFTLNIFSQIGIIMLIGLVTKNGILIVEFANQRKAHGLDVDEAIVGAAVARFRPILMTSLSTILGILPIALALGAGAESRSPMGVAVIGGLVLSTILTLFIIPGVYTYLTSKSSRLARI is encoded by the coding sequence ATGGCAGGCCTATCCACCATAAGCATTAGAAGGCCGGTACTGGCCATCGTTTTCTCACTGACCATCTTGCTCTTTGGGATCATCGGCATGACCTTTTTGGGCGTCAGGGAGTATCCCAGCGTGGATCCTCCCATCATCAATGTCCGGACCACTTATGTAGGTGCCAATGCCGATGTCATCGAAGCCCAAATCACCGAACCTCTGGAAGAATCCATCAACGGTATTTCGGGCATCAAATCCCTTACTTCCACCAGTAATGATGGCACGAGTAATATCACTGTCGAATTTGATGTGGGAGCCGATATGGAAGCGGCAGCCAACGATGTCCGGGACAAAGTCTCCAGAGCACAGCGGAACCTGCCTCCTGATGCAGAGCCTCCGGTGGTTTCCAAGGCTGATGCTGATTCTGAGCCCATTGTTTTCCTCAATGTAAAGAGCGAACAAAAAACCCTGCTCCAGCTTTCTGACATTGCTGACAACATCTTCAAAGAGCGGCTCCAAACTATCCCTGGGGTGAGTGAAGTCAGGATTTGGGGCGAAAAAGAGTATGCGATGCGCCTCCGAATGGATCCCATCCGCATGGCATCCTACGGTGTCACCCCCTTGGATGTCCTCACTAAGGTACAAAGCGAAAATGTAGAATTGCCCTCTGGACGAATAGAAGGCAGCACGATCGAGCTATCGGTCCGTACCAAAAGCCGTCTTTCTACGCCTGATGAGTTCAATGACCTCATCATCAAAGAAAGCGAAAACAATATCGTCCGTTTTCAGGATGTTGGCAACGCCGAACTGGCCCCGCTCAATGAACGTACGGTCTTAAAGCGTGATGGCGTCCCGATGGTGGGCGTGGTCCTGGTGCCTCTGCCAGGTTCCAACAGTATTGAAATCGTAGACGAATTTTACAGAAGATTGGAGTTTATAAAAAAAGACCTTCCCGACGACATTGAGTTGGGAATTGGCTTTGACTCCACAGAATATATCCGAAACTCCATCAGTGAAGTGCAGGAAACCATCCTCTTGGCATTTTTGCTGGTGGTGGCCATCATCTTCCTGTTTTTAAGGGACTGGCGAACCACCTTTATCCCTGTCATCACCATACCAATTTCGCTGGTAGGAGTGTTTTTCGTCATGTACACGATGGATTTTTCGATCAATGTACTCACCTTGCTTGGGATCGTGTTATCCATTGGTTTGGTGGTAGATGATGCCATCGTAGTGCTGGAAAACATCTATGCCAAAATTGAAAAAGGGGAACAGCCTGAAGCAGCAGCGGAGAAAGGAGCAGAGGAAATCTTCTTTGCGGTCATTGCCACGACCATTGCCTTGGCAGCCGTATTTCTGCCGGTAATTTTCCTTACGGGCACCACTGGTAGGCTTTTCAGGGAATTCGGTGTGGTCGTAGCGGGATCAGTGATCATTTCCTCTTTTGTGGCACTGACCATGACCCCCATGCTCAGCTCCAAACTCCTAAAAAAGCGCGAAAAGCACAATTGGTTTTACAATGTCACTGAACCGGTTTTCCTTTGGCTCAACAGAAAATATGAAGCTGCCCTGGTTTGGTTCATGCAGTTTCGATGGGTGTCGTTTGTCATCATTTTGGTCATGGGCGGTGGTATTTACATGCTGTTCCATGCCATCCCTTCCGAGCTTGCCCCTACGGAAGACCGTGGCGAAATGCGCATCAACATGAGTGGACCCGAGGGTGCTACTTTTGACTACATGGACAGGGTCATCGACGAACTATTGTACGAGATGATGACCACAATCCCGGAGGACGTTTGGGACAGTTTTATATCCGTAACCTCTCCTGGATTTGGGACGGCCAGTACCAATTCCGGTTTTATCCGTGTCCGGCTCGTAGATGCTAGCCAGCGGACGGAAAGCCAGCAAGAAGTCTTCGAGGATGTGGCAGAAATTTTACGTAAAAAAACAGATGTGAAGGCATTTGCCTCACAGCCCCAGTCCATCGGAGACCGAAGGGGAGGACTGCCCATACAATACGTCCTCCAGGCACAAAACCTCGAAAAGCTGAAGGAGGTCATTCCTACCTTTATGGACGAGGTAAACCAATCCTCCATTTTCCAATTTTCGGATATCAACCTAAAGTTTACCAAGCCGGAAATCGAGGTAGAAATAGATCGAGATAAAGCCCGAAACATTGGTGTATCCGTACAGGAAATTGCCCGGACCCTACAGCTTTCCTATTCCGGTCAGCGCTTTGATTATTTTATTATGAACGGCAAACAATACCAGGTCGTCGGTGAAATGCAAAAAGAAGACAGGAATGCCCCTATAAACTTACGCATGCTTTACGTAAGGGCAGAAAACGGTCAATTGGTGCAGCTGGATAACCTGGTGAATATTACGGAAAAAAGCACGCCTCCACAGCTCTATCGCTTTAATCGTTTCGTGAGTGCCACGGTATCGGCTGGCCTTGCGCCAAAGTACACCATTGGTGACGGGCTGGACGAGATGGACCGTATCGCGGCAGAAGTACTGGACGAAAGCTTTACCACAGATGTGGCCGGCGTATCCAAAGAATTCCGTGAAAGCTCCAACAGTTTGATATTTGCCTTTCTTTTTGCCCTAATACTGATCTATTTAGTGCTTTCAGCACAATTTGAAAGCTTCACGGATCCACTGACCATCATGATCACAGTACCCTTGGCCTTGTTTGGGGCCCTGCTGTCCTTATGGCTGGGCGACTTCACCCTGAACATCTTTAGCCAAATCGGCATTATCATGCTCATCGGTCTGGTGACCAAAAACGGCATCCTGATCGTGGAATTTGCCAATCAACGAAAAGCCCATGGATTGGATGTAGACGAAGCGATCGTCGGTGCTGCCGTCGCTCGTTTCCGTCCCATCCTGATGACCAGTCTTTCCACTATTTTAGGGATATTGCCCATCGCCCTGGCCCTCGGAGCGGGCGCAGAAAGCCGAAGCCCAATGGGCGTGGCCGTTATTGGAGGCTTGGTACTTTCCACCATTTTGACCCTCTTCATAATACCGGGAGTTTATACTTATTTGACATCAAAATCATCAAGATTAGCAAGAATATGA